GGCGGTCAACAGACCATATACGAGGCCATCGACAATCTCCTCGACATTCAACTCGGGGAGTCTGACGACGGTAGCCCCGAGCACGGAACCGGCAAGAACCACGCGAACCCGCACAGCCGGGGTTGCGAACACGAGGACGATCGCAGCAGCCGCAACAAGGCTCAGCACCAGTACGGCAAGCTCGGACAACCAGCACGTGGACGTGCCGACGCCGACCGCGACGACGCACCCCACTATGTTCTGCCGACGGCGCAGTGTCTCGAGATCATCGGAACTACCACTCATACTCCCAATCTATGCGCGCGGTTCCGACCGGAGAACTCACGATCGTTAGGTCATGAATAGGCATTCGGCAATATCGGCACGTTTACCCGCGGATCTACCGTCACATGCATGGTCGAACTTCTCCGCACACTCCTTGCACAGGCAGGCGAGCACATCACCCTCGTGCTCGCCTGCATGCTCCTGTTCGCGGCCCTCGACGCGGCCCTCGGGATCGGCGCCGTCCTCCCCGGGGAAACGGGCATCGTCTTGGCCGCGATCACGCTTTCAGACCGCGGCGAACTGCTCGCCGCCGGGGTATTCGTCGCCGCACTGGGCGCATTTCTCGGAGACCATGTGGGGTTCGCGGTCGGACGTGGTCTTGGAGCCCGCCTCGGCGACACCAGGCTGATCAAGCGGTTGGGCCGGGACCGCTGGGAGAAGGCACGATATTATGTTGCCGGCCGATTCTGGGTCGTGATCATCGCCCGCCTGCTTCCGGGTATCCGCACCCTCGTCGCCGCTGCAGCCGGCGCCTCAGCGGTGCCGTACTCGCGATTCGCAACCGCTTGTGGTCTCGCGGCACTGCTCTGGGCCGGGCTTTGGGTCGTCGGTGGTGCGCTTATCGGGAACGCACTGTTCGACATCGTGGAGCGCTACACCCTGCCCGCGTTCATCGTCGTGGCCGCAGCACTCGCCGTTTGGATCCTCGCACGCCATAAGCGGGGGGTGCGCGCATGAACCGCACGTCATCGGCACGCCCGCGCCGCGACTGGGCAACTCTGCCAAATCTCATCACCCTGCTGCGGCTCGGGCTCGTAGTTCCGATCGTCATCCTCATCCTCAACCGTGACCATCCCGGCCTCACCGTCGTACTCCTGGCGATCTTCGGCGCAAGCGACTGGATCGACGGCTATCTCGCCCGCGCCCTGAACCAGGTCAGCACCACGGGAGCGGTTCTCGATCCGATCACAGACCGCGTCGGCGTTGCGACCATCGCACTCGCCCTTGTCTTAGCAGGTCATCTCTCCTTCGGAGTGGTTCTCACCATCGCAGCCGTCGACGCTGCACTCGTCATCACCTACCTGGTGACCCGTCCCTCACAAGCGCCGAAGGTCTCCCGAGTCGGGAAGATGCGCACTGCCGCGCTCATGTCAGGGCTCGCGCTCATCGGACTCAGCCTGCTCCCCACACTCCACCCGGTCGGAGCCGCAGGCAGAGTGCTTTGCATCGCTGGAGCGGTTCTCCACGCCGTCGCAGGGTTCGGGTACTTCCGAGCTCTCCTTCGTGACAACCGCAAAGATCTGTCTGATATGTGATCCCAGGCTGTTCGACTATCTTCTCCGGCGTCCACGCAGAGACCCGGGGGTCTAGTCGTTGATTCGGGTGAAGGCCCGGTTGAATGCGGCCTCCGACTGGTACCCGAGTTCGGAGGCGAGGCGGGCGGCGGTGATGTCTTCTTCGCGCAGCCGTGACGCGGCGATGTTCATGCGCCAGCGGGTGAGGTAGGCGATCGGTGCTTCGCTGAGCAGCGCGGTGAAGCGGCTGCTGAACGATGACCTGGGCATCGTGGCGACCTGGGCGAGACGACCGAGGTCCCCGTCGTTGCCGGGATGGTGGTGGATCGCTTCGAGTACGCGACCGATCCTCTCGTCTTCGCGTGCACGCAACTAGCCTGCAGGGGCCGTCGAGTCGTTGATGAGCCAGGAGCGGATCGCCTGCACAACGAGGATGTCGGCAAGTCTGGTAGCGGCGGCTTCACCTCCGAGCTGCGGGTGCGCGAGCTCGCCCGCCATAAGGCGCAGCGTGTCCTTGATCGAGGACACCCCCGAGAGCGTATCGCCGCCGATGAACATCACGGCGGGAAGCATATGCATCAGCTCGCGTGCGGCGAACTCGTCAAAGGAGACAACCCCGCAGATCAGCTGCGCTGCCCGGCTGCCTCCCCCGGTGCTGGAGGATCGAGTAGCTGGCGCTCAAGTACTCCCGGGGCAGAAGGTCGACTCTCGGGCCACGACGCGCATCGGCTTCGCTGAGCAGGTCATGGCCGAGGCCGTGCGGCACGAGGACGAGGTCGCCCGCCCGCACCTCGACCGGATCGGACGCTGGCAAGCGCAGCCAGCAGGAGCCGGCCGTGACGACGTGGAAGCTCACAGAGTCGGCGATCGCCGGCATTTGCTGCGCCCACGGCTCGGAGAGCTCGACGTGGCAGTAGAAGGTACTGCGCATCCGCAACGAGTGGAGCACACGCGCCACCCGATCCTGATCCTCGAAACGCGAGAGAACCTCCATGCTGCAGTCGTGTCACGTCCCCGAGCAGATACGCCCGCTGGATCAGATGATTGAGCAAGAACTTTGCCTATATGAGGATGTTTCTGCTGAGTAATGCCGCATACGCCGAAGAACAATCAATCGAAGCTCGCAGGAGGAAACTATATGTACGTCATCGCAGGAGCCACAGGCAGGGTCGGATCGGTCACCGAACGGACACTGCTGGGTGCCGGGGCCGAGGCGCGCGTACTGGTGCGCCGCCAGATCTATGCGGAAGCGTGAGCCGCACAGGGGGCCGAGGCCGAGGCCGGCGGATAGGGGCGGGGCATGCGGATGAGCCTTCCGGATCAGGCCACCAGTTAGCCATCGAAACTGGAACCTTTTCCGTGAGGCAGGTCAAGAAGTCACCTAACAGCGCGGCAGTCCCAGAATCATGAAGTCGGACAAGCTGGGGCTCGACGCGTTCATCGCCGGGATGGCTGAACTGACCGCCGATGGTCAGGACGGCAGCTCTCCGGCTCTTCCTGGTAGGATGGAACCGATGAAGACCAGTCAGGCCCACGGCGGCCGCTCCCGGGAAGGCCATCTGGTCGTTTCCTGATCCGTGCGCCTCCTTGCGTTGATGCGATCCCAGAATCACATCAACGAAGACAAGGAGAATCCATGACTGCACACTTCAACCACACCATCATCGCTTCGCTTGACCCGCCGACCATGGCCGAGTTCTACATCGACATGCTGGAAGCAACACCCGCTGAGTCGTGGGGCGCGTTCACGAACATCCAGATCGGCAGCGGGGTGATGCTCCAGTTCGCCGGACCGCTGCCGTTCGAGTTCCCACCACAGCATTACGCCTATCTCGTGGACGACGAGCACTTCGCCCGCGCCTACGCGAAGATCACGGAACGAGGCTGGGACCACTGGGCCGACCCGCAGCGCACGAAGCCCGGAGAGATCAACCATGAGCACGGTGGGCGAGGCGTCTATCTGCTCGACCCGTCCGGCCACTACCTCGAACTCATCACGCAACCGTACCTGTAAGGGTTAAGTCTGCCGACCAAGAACCCCTACTGCTCAAAGTGAGTGGCAGGGGTTCTTGCTATCCTTAGGTGTGCAACTGAATGAGGTTTATGACAGGGGAGCTTGTGCTTTCTGTTTGAGTCGTTCGTAGGGGGTTTGCCCGCCGAGTGCTCCGTGTGGTCGATCATAGTTGTAGTGGTCTTCCCATTGCTGGAGTCGTTCGGCGAAGAGGTTCGCGTCGTCGATGACTTCTCCTTCGAGGAGTCGATAGAACTCTTCGGAGTCGATCCGGTGGGACCTTTCGACCTTCCCGTTCAAGCGGGGTGTACGGGGCCTGATCTTGACGTGGCCGATGCCCTTGTCGAGCAGGTGCCAATGGAACGCTTGTCCGAACTCTTGACCGTTATCGGTCTGCACCTGTTCGACTTGGAACGGTAGTTTCGACAGCACATGGTCGATGGACTGGATCGCGGTCTTCTGGTTGTTGCGTGGGTAAGCACAAAGCACTCGGACGCGGGTGCAGTCAGCGATCGCAGTGTACTGGTAGTAGCGCTTCTTTCACCCCGTCTGTCCCAAGGGTTCGATGAACTTCACGTCGACTTGCAGGGCGTGCCCAGACCGTTGCTTCTCGTAGCGTTTCCACCTCGTCTGGGTGCGCTTGTAGCGCTGTGAAGCGGGGAGCCGGTTCAGTCCGACCTTCTTTAGAATCCGCCAGATCCCGGAGGTGCTGATCGTGATGTCGTGATAGTGAGCCAGATACATCGCGATCTTGTGGGGTCCGAAGTGATACCGCTGGCGTAGCCAAAGGATTTTCTCGATCACTTCCGAGCCGGCCTTATTCGGTTGATGATGCGGCTCGCTGGAGCGATCCCTCAACCCCTCAAGACCCTCGTCCTCGTAACGACGTTTCCACTTGTAGTAGGTCTGTCGGCTGATGCCGTAGTACCGGCACGTCGCCGCGACGTTCCCACTGATCTCATCGACGTGCCACAGCACGGCGAGCTTATGCTTCGCTCGACGCTCGAACTCTCGTTGTGAAATGGAACCTTCCTCCCAATCGGAACACCCCACTGTCAACAACCTCCATCAGTTTTAGAGCTAGGCCTCGCCACCCGCTACGACAAACACGTGATCGTCTACCGCGCCGCCGTCCTTATCCACACCGCCATCGCGTGGACCCGGCAACTATCAGACACGCCCTAGCTGCGTGCCGCCGCCCGCGAGCTCGTGTCAAAGAGTCTATTTTCGGCCGGGTGCAGCTGGTGTTGGACGACGTAGGAGGAGCCCTTGATCTTCCACAGCCCTGCTGCCCAACCCCGAGGGTGGGCAGCAGGGCTTGCTCGGTGCCGGTCAGCCCGAGCGCCGCGGAGGTCGGGCCCAGCTGGTCGCTCTCCTACCGGTAGATGATCCGCGTCTCCGCGTTCGCCAACAACGAGTTAGCCAGGCCCCGCATCGCCGAGCCCTGGTCGCCGACGTTGTCGAGGTCGCTGACCTTGTGGAAGATCATCGCGTTCGCGATCCCGTACGCCCGCGCCCCGCTCGTTCCGGCCGCGCCTCCTCAGCCTCCGCGGCAGGCGCTGTCCGGCCGGGCCGAGGTTCCGGTGGGCGGCGTTGGGTGTCGCGGTCGAGGCCGGGCGGGGTGCCGTCGCTCACCTGGATCGTGTCGAGCCGGTCGAGGATGTCGATCGCGGTCTTGCGGATACGCTCCCCGGCGGCCTGCACCACCTCGACCGGGTTCTTCCTATCCACGGCCACCGCCCACCCGGCCACGTACGGGATCGTGTACTCGCTGGTGTCCATCCCGTGCGCAGCGCCGATCATCAGCGCCACCGATTCGGCCTCGACCTCCCCGATCCCGCGATGCTGCCTCGCCTCCTCCTGGTCGGGGCCGTGCATCAGGACATGGGCGAGCTCGTGCCCTTCGGTCTTCACCTGCGCGGCATCGGGCATTTTCTCCCGCACCGCGACCTGGCGGGTCTCGAAGTTCGTCAGCCCGTTCGCGCCGCCGATCATGCCCTCGTGCGGCACCCACAGCAGCTCGAACCCCTCGGCCTCGATCCGTCCCGCCAGCCCCTCGCGCAGTCCTTCCGGCGCTTCCCCGGTGAGCAGCCTTGGCTCCGGCTTCTTCGGGAGCGGGTCGCCGGTGGTCTGGGAGACATCCCAGACGTAGGCCGGGCGCACCCCGACCATTTTCGAGCGCACGGTCTCGCCTGGCTTGGGCTTCTCACCGCGGTTCAGGCGCCGCCACGACGCGGGATCGGACGGGTTCGCGGACGCGAATCTGCCGGTGACGGGGGCGAGGATCTGGTATCCGGCCTGGCCTTTGCCGACCTGGCGGCCGAGTTGTTGCCACTGCTTGTAGCCGGCGACATAGGTCGGGAACGGTTCCGGGACCCGGCCCCGTTCAAACGCGGCCTGGTGCTGTTCCCAGATCAGCAGGACGTTGTTGAACGACCGGGACCGGAACCGTGCGGCGAACCGGAGCGCGTCGGCCCAGTCGTCCCCGGTGACGAGCCGTTCGACCGCGCCGGTGAGCTTGTCGTGGAGCTCGTCGAGCTTCGCCTCCCGCGCTTGGCGGGCCTCCTCTTGCCTCGTCGCCATCGTCCGGCCTCCTCCCGGCGGGCCAGCCGCAAGGGGCGGCGGCTGGTCCTGTACCTGCGAGGTGAGCCAGGCACATCCGGCGAGTCGAGACGGTCAGCGAACTACGGGATCGGTAGGTTGGCCGCCAGGACAACTTGTGGTCGTGCCTGACGTAGGCCATACCGGACTACCAGCGCTCCCGCCGACGCTGGGCGGGAAGCGGGGATGTCCGGTCGGACGCCGGACGAAGTGAGGGTTTACCGGACCACGGTGCCGTTCTCGGGGTGATCGGTCGTGATGGGGCGCATGGCGCGGTAGTGGCTCGGGCTGAGCCCGGTGTGCTCGATGAACGCTTCCGTCGCCCGCGACCGGCTCGACCAGCCCACGCGACGGCCCGCGGTAGCCACGGGCAGGTCGGTCTCGCGCAGCAGCCGCGCCATCTCCTGCACGCGCAGCATGGTCAGGTAGGCGATCGGGGTCTTCCCGAATGCCTCCGCGAACACCCGCGTGAGCTGTTGCGGAGATAGCCGCACGGTCTCGGCCAGTTCGCCCAGCGTCCACGGGTGCGCGACGTTCTCGTGGAGAGCTTCGCGCGCGAGCATCGCTTCACGGCGCAGCGGCGCGAACCGCCGAGTACGCGGCAAGACTGGGCGCGAGCGCGCCCGCTGCAACGGCGTCAACCGCACCGGCGAGACACGGATGTGCGGGGCGAGGACGTCCATGACGGCGAACCAGAGCGCCTGCAACCGGTTGAACCGCTGCGGGAAACAGCCCTCAATACTGAGGGCGACCATCTCATCCAGCCACGGCGTCACCATGCCCGCCCGGTCCCGGCCCAGGCGCAGGACCTGGGCCGGCTCGGAGTAGACCTTCTCGGCAAACCCTTGCGCGTCGAGCCGATCATGCAAGACCGTCGAGTGCTGCCAGAAGAACTGATCGAGCGCGAAGTCGGTATCAACGTAGATCGCGGTGAGAGTGACGAGGCCTTCGGGTTCGGCGCTGAACAACACGTTCGGGCCGATCATGATTACATCACCGAAGCTGACCGGCTGATGCCCGAACTCGCTAAACACGATCGCGGACCCCGACCTGACGAACACGAGCTTGAGACAGTCGTAGACCATCGGCCCGACCGGACGACGGATTGAGCGGGTGCGGGCCAGGACTGGCAGAAACCGTCCGCGGTCAGGGGCCTTTACCATCCGCACCGGACTGCACTGATCCGCAGAGCGAGCAATGGCTCGACGCTGTCCGCGCTCGGCGTGGAGAGCAGAGCCCACGCCGCAGATATCAGCTTCTTTGAAGCGCCGCGAATGAGTGTTCTGACCCATCGAGCCGATCAGTCGTCGAGCAGAGGGTTGTACTTCATGCTCAGGCTGCGTTCGAGCCCGGCGGCTCCGGCCAGGATGATGAGTGCCACGTTCGTCCAGCCCGGTAGCGTCAGTGCCGGGACCTCGAACGACGGCAGTCCGACGAGCGGCGTCAGGTTCCCGGTGAGGTTGATCAGCTGGGGAAGCTCGATCCCGAGCACAGCCAGTAGGACGACGAGCGAGACCCAACCGACGACTCGGCTCGCGGTAGGGTGAGCGGTACCGACCCGCGCCCGCCATGCCTCGGCCGTTCCTTCGGCCGGTGGAAGCTGCACTTTGCCGCCAGCTTCGCCCTGTCGCAGGCGAACGTACTTCATGCCGGCCTTAGCGACCGCGGCCTCGATCCGTACGCCACCGCCGAGATGGAACGTGGCACGCCCGCGAGCAGTGTCGACGAGTCGCCCGTTCCGGTAGAGGCGGATGCGCTCGGCCAGGTCGAGGTAGTGAGCGTCGACGACGTAGGTCGCCCCGTCGTGCTCGGTCACGAAACGGCCCCGGACCAGCCCCTCCCCGCGCCGCAGCGGCCGCAGGACCTCGGAGTCATCCGCCATGGCCGCCCTCCGTGTCGTCAGTCGTGCTCTTGCCGAGCCCGCAAGCCAGCGCCGCGTCTAGGACCCGGTGTGCCTCGTCGGCCCCGAGATGGCCGTGCAGGACTTCACTCGCGAGCCCGCCGGCCGTCGCAAGCAATCCATCAGAGATCATCTCCGGGGACGTGATGCCGGCTGCTTCCAGCGCGGAACCGGGTCTGCGTAAGACGAGCGCAACCTGATCGACCAGCAGCATGCGCAGCTCTGCGTGACCCTCCAGCAGTGCCCGCCCCAACGCCGGCTCGGTGAGCGCCAAGGTCTCAAACATGGTGACCACACGGAGATCTCTGAAGTCCTCGGGACTCCGCGGGATCATCGTGCGCAGAATCGCCGCGACCACCTCCGCAGGGCTCGGCTCGACTTTCGCGAGCGTCGCCTCCACACGAGAACGCGCCCTATCCTGCACAGCATCGAAGCAGGCCTGCACCAGCCTGGCGTGGTCGGTGAAGTAGTGCTGGACCCGTCCCGGGGATACATCCGCGGCAGCAGCGACCCGACGGAACGTCAGCGACTCGAGGCCCCCCTGCTCGACCGCGGTGCCCGCTGCATCGATGATCGCTTGCCGGACCACATCGTGATCGCGTCCGCGCCCTCGCGCCACAGCCCATCTCCCTTCCTTCTACAGTGCAATACAAGCGTATCGAAGTAAATGCGCGGCGTCCATCCCTTCTAGGCCGTGTTGCTAAACCCATTGGAGGGTTGCGGCGAGGCAGAGCGCGGAGTGATAGTTCCTGGCGGTCTTGTCTGAGCGCATGGCAATGCCGCGCCACTGAAGCGCCCTGGGTTTGATGGAGGCTCTGATGTGCCCTGGCTTTAGTGGAGTCAGCCTGTTGGGATCTTGGTAGCAGCGCAACCAAGAAAGAGGTCGGCCGTGAGTCGTTATCTTGAACCCTTCAGACGCAAAGTCCTAGATTTGCTCTCTGAAGGTAAACCCGTGAAACATGTTGCTGAGGATCTCGGCATCAGCCAGCAAACCATCTATAACTGGCGCAAACAGCAACGTATCGATCAAGGGGAGCTCCCCGGCACAACCAGCGCCGAGAACGCTGAACTTGCCAGTGCGAAACGCCGCATTCGTGAGCTCGAAGAGGAAGTACAAATCCTGGTTCGTGCGCGACAGCTCTTGAAGGAGACTCCCAACCCAAAAGGGTGTACGCGGCCATCGCAGTGATGTCCGCGGAACGACTGCCAGTGCAGAAGGCGTGCAGGCTCCTCGGGGTATCTGAATCTGGATACTACGCCTGGAAGACCCGTGTCCCATCGAATCGCCAGATCCGTCATGCGTGGCTTCTCGAGCAGATTCAGGCCGTCCATGAAGCAGCACGAGGCGTATATGGTGCGCGCAGGGTGTGGGCAGAACTCACCATGGGGTTAGGGCTACAGGTTGGACGTTCCCAAGTGGAACTGGTGATGGCACGCGCCGGTCTGCGCGGTATTCCTGGCCCCAGACGCTCGCGGTACTCCCGCAGCGATGCTCCTCTTCCCGGGGACCTCGTGCGGCGCGAGTTCGCACGGGATCATCCCAACATGCTATGGGTCACCGATGTCACAGAGCATCGCACAAGAGA
The sequence above is a segment of the Actinomycetaceae bacterium MB13-C1-2 genome. Coding sequences within it:
- a CDS encoding VTT domain-containing protein — encoded protein: MVELLRTLLAQAGEHITLVLACMLLFAALDAALGIGAVLPGETGIVLAAITLSDRGELLAAGVFVAALGAFLGDHVGFAVGRGLGARLGDTRLIKRLGRDRWEKARYYVAGRFWVVIIARLLPGIRTLVAAAAGASAVPYSRFATACGLAALLWAGLWVVGGALIGNALFDIVERYTLPAFIVVAAALAVWILARHKRGVRA
- a CDS encoding helix-turn-helix transcriptional regulator → MVYDCLKLVFVRSGSAIVFSEFGHQPVSFGDVIMIGPNVLFSAEPEGLVTLTAIYVDTDFALDQFFWQHSTVLHDRLDAQGFAEKVYSEPAQVLRLGRDRAGMVTPWLDEMVALSIEGCFPQRFNRLQALWFAVMDVLAPHIRVSPVRLTPLQRARSRPVLPRTRRFAPLRREAMLAREALHENVAHPWTLGELAETVRLSPQQLTRVFAEAFGKTPIAYLTMLRVQEMARLLRETDLPVATAGRRVGWSSRSRATEAFIEHTGLSPSHYRAMRPITTDHPENGTVVR
- a CDS encoding cupin domain-containing protein is translated as MICGVVSFDEFAARELMHMLPAVMFIGGDTLSGVSSIKDTLRLMAGELAHPQLGGEAAATRLADILVVQAIRSWLINDSTAPAG
- a CDS encoding TetR/AcrR family transcriptional regulator → MARGRGRDHDVVRQAIIDAAGTAVEQGGLESLTFRRVAAAADVSPGRVQHYFTDHARLVQACFDAVQDRARSRVEATLAKVEPSPAEVVAAILRTMIPRSPEDFRDLRVVTMFETLALTEPALGRALLEGHAELRMLLVDQVALVLRRPGSALEAAGITSPEMISDGLLATAGGLASEVLHGHLGADEAHRVLDAALACGLGKSTTDDTEGGHGG
- a CDS encoding ArdC-like ssDNA-binding domain-containing protein — its product is MATRQEEARQAREAKLDELHDKLTGAVERLVTGDDWADALRFAARFRSRSFNNVLLIWEQHQAAFERGRVPEPFPTYVAGYKQWQQLGRQVGKGQAGYQILAPVTGRFASANPSDPASWRRLNRGEKPKPGETVRSKMVGVRPAYVWDVSQTTGDPLPKKPEPRLLTGEAPEGLREGLAGRIEAEGFELLWVPHEGMIGGANGLTNFETRQVAVREKMPDAAQVKTEGHELAHVLMHGPDQEEARQHRGIGEVEAESVALMIGAAHGMDTSEYTIPYVAGWAVAVDRKNPVEVVQAAGERIRKTAIDILDRLDTIQVSDGTPPGLDRDTQRRPPEPRPGRTAPAAEAEEARPERAGRGRTGSRTR
- a CDS encoding VOC family protein, giving the protein MTAHFNHTIIASLDPPTMAEFYIDMLEATPAESWGAFTNIQIGSGVMLQFAGPLPFEFPPQHYAYLVDDEHFARAYAKITERGWDHWADPQRTKPGEINHEHGGRGVYLLDPSGHYLELITQPYL
- a CDS encoding CDP-alcohol phosphatidyltransferase family protein, coding for MNRTSSARPRRDWATLPNLITLLRLGLVVPIVILILNRDHPGLTVVLLAIFGASDWIDGYLARALNQVSTTGAVLDPITDRVGVATIALALVLAGHLSFGVVLTIAAVDAALVITYLVTRPSQAPKVSRVGKMRTAALMSGLALIGLSLLPTLHPVGAAGRVLCIAGAVLHAVAGFGYFRALLRDNRKDLSDM
- a CDS encoding AraC family transcriptional regulator, with amino-acid sequence MRAREDERIGRVLEAIHHHPGNDGDLGRLAQVATMPRSSFSSRFTALLSEAPIAYLTRWRMNIAASRLREEDITAARLASELGYQSEAAFNRAFTRIND
- a CDS encoding helix-turn-helix domain-containing protein; this translates as MGCSDWEEGSISQREFERRAKHKLAVLWHVDEISGNVAATCRYYGISRQTYYKWKRRYEDEGLEGLRDRSSEPHHQPNKAGSEVIEKILWLRQRYHFGPHKIAMYLAHYHDITISTSGIWRILKKVGLNRLPASQRYKRTQTRWKRYEKQRSGHALQVDVKFIEPLGQTG